A genomic region of Leptotrichia massiliensis contains the following coding sequences:
- the nadR gene encoding multifunctional transcriptional regulator/nicotinamide-nucleotide adenylyltransferase/ribosylnicotinamide kinase NadR, which translates to MQKNGIIFGKFYPLHIGHVDFIQRASGYVENLYVVVCTDDDRDKKLFEDSKMKKMPTVKDRIRFVEKTFKHQKNIKIIHLAEDGIPFYPNGWKLWSERVQETLLKNKIKVDIIFTNETQDVENYKNNFLTLPNFEKTFNKNLEIKLIDINRNNFHISATEIRKNPYKNWFFIPKYVREFFVLKVAIIGSEYSGKTNLTHKLANYYNTTYVKEYRKEYIKEEMQNHIENIQYSDYSNIAYEHNRRILESIKNADKLTFIDTEFSSLQTFSIIQNDTKNPVIEDFIKHSNFDILLYIEKKSNSKDKSKYKTSEYDKILQSLLEQNNQEFIQLYYKNNSSLTENYIKSIEIINKYLEIN; encoded by the coding sequence ATGCAAAAAAATGGAATAATATTTGGAAAGTTTTATCCACTTCATATTGGACATGTTGATTTTATTCAAAGAGCTAGTGGTTACGTAGAAAATTTATATGTTGTGGTATGCACTGATGATGACAGGGATAAAAAATTATTTGAAGACTCAAAAATGAAAAAAATGCCAACTGTAAAAGATAGAATTAGATTTGTAGAAAAAACTTTTAAACACCAAAAAAATATAAAAATAATACATCTTGCGGAAGATGGTATACCATTTTATCCCAATGGCTGGAAATTATGGAGTGAAAGAGTACAGGAAACACTTTTAAAAAATAAAATTAAAGTTGACATAATTTTTACAAATGAAACTCAAGATGTGGAAAACTACAAAAATAATTTTTTGACATTACCCAATTTTGAAAAAACTTTCAATAAAAATTTAGAAATTAAATTAATAGACATAAATAGAAACAATTTTCATATTAGTGCAACAGAAATAAGAAAAAATCCATATAAAAACTGGTTTTTTATTCCAAAATATGTAAGAGAATTTTTTGTCCTAAAAGTAGCAATAATTGGTTCGGAATATTCAGGAAAAACTAACTTAACTCATAAATTAGCAAATTATTATAACACAACTTATGTAAAAGAATATCGAAAAGAGTATATAAAAGAAGAAATGCAGAATCACATAGAAAACATTCAGTACTCTGATTACAGCAATATTGCTTATGAACACAATAGAAGAATACTAGAATCTATCAAAAATGCTGATAAACTAACTTTTATAGATACAGAATTTTCTTCTTTACAAACATTTTCAATAATTCAAAATGATACAAAAAACCCAGTAATAGAAGATTTTATTAAACACAGCAATTTTGATATTCTGCTATATATTGAAAAAAAATCAAACTCAAAAGATAAATCAAAATATAAAACTTCTGAATATGATAAGATATTACAATCCTTACTTGAACAAAATAACCAAGAGTTTATACAATTATATTACAAAAATAATAGTAGTCTTACAGAAAATTATATAAAAAGTATTGAAATAATAAATAAATATCTTGAAATAAACTAA
- a CDS encoding DNA recombination protein RmuC gives MITVVIIIVIINIVTVVGTIIFLNKKNIENEEKMLLNQINENNQQNFEENKKKFDEIEKTISLNAKNNLLEGINNLQNKLSENNEKLLLRFNQLGQNLSGTMNDNNQLLSKNHTENSQLLTSSMNNNIQKLSVRLNENNTALTGVMTENNQSLTKNINEFKDGLTKNINENFEKLSQKIENRLDVMNMKVEERLSKGFEETTKTFGNVLERLSKIDEAQKKIEALSSNVVSLQDILTDKKSRGIFGEIQLYQILSSVFGEKNDKLYQKQYKLSNGTIVDSIIFTPEPLGNIAVDSKFPLENYRKMYNNDLSQIERENARKDFVTDLKKHIDAISSKYIIKNETSEQAILFLPAEAIFAEINAYHTDIIEYAYKKNVRIASPTTLISVLTVIQVMMTNLERDKYANIIQQELEKLNVEFTRYRTRWDNLQKDIEKVSKDVKEINTTSNKISKRFTEISNAKFEEKTVNNNVENLKILEMEE, from the coding sequence ATGATAACAGTAGTAATAATTATCGTGATAATAAACATTGTTACAGTTGTTGGAACAATTATTTTTCTTAATAAGAAAAACATTGAAAATGAAGAAAAAATGCTGTTAAATCAGATTAACGAAAATAATCAGCAAAATTTTGAGGAAAATAAGAAAAAATTTGATGAAATTGAAAAAACAATAAGCCTAAATGCAAAAAATAACTTGCTTGAAGGCATAAATAACTTACAAAATAAATTATCTGAAAATAATGAAAAATTACTTTTAAGGTTTAATCAGCTGGGACAAAATTTAAGTGGTACAATGAACGATAATAATCAGTTGTTATCTAAAAATCATACTGAAAATAGTCAACTTTTAACTTCCAGCATGAATAATAACATTCAAAAGCTGTCAGTTCGTTTAAATGAAAATAATACAGCGTTGACAGGCGTAATGACTGAAAATAATCAGAGTTTGACAAAAAATATAAACGAATTTAAAGATGGACTTACAAAAAATATAAATGAAAATTTTGAAAAATTAAGTCAAAAAATTGAAAATAGACTTGATGTAATGAATATGAAAGTGGAAGAACGTTTATCAAAAGGGTTTGAGGAGACAACAAAAACTTTTGGAAACGTGTTGGAACGTCTGAGTAAAATTGATGAAGCACAGAAAAAAATTGAAGCATTGTCAAGCAATGTGGTTTCACTTCAAGACATTCTAACTGATAAAAAAAGTCGTGGAATTTTTGGTGAAATTCAGCTTTACCAAATATTATCTTCAGTTTTTGGAGAAAAAAATGATAAACTTTATCAAAAACAATATAAACTTTCAAACGGAACCATTGTTGATTCTATTATTTTCACGCCAGAACCACTTGGAAATATCGCAGTTGACTCAAAATTTCCGTTGGAAAATTATAGAAAAATGTATAATAATGATTTATCTCAAATTGAAAGAGAAAATGCTCGGAAAGATTTTGTGACTGATTTGAAAAAACATATAGACGCAATTTCTTCAAAATATATAATAAAAAATGAAACGAGTGAACAGGCAATATTGTTTCTTCCAGCTGAAGCAATTTTTGCTGAAATAAATGCTTATCACACAGATATAATAGAATATGCCTACAAAAAAAATGTACGGATAGCATCCCCAACAACTTTAATTTCAGTATTGACAGTAATTCAAGTTATGATGACAAACTTAGAACGTGATAAATATGCAAATATAATTCAGCAGGAACTCGAAAAATTGAATGTTGAGTTTACAAGATACCGTACTCGTTGGGATAATTTACAAAAAGATATCGAAAAAGTTTCTAAAGATGTAAAAGAAATCAATACAACTTCAAACAAAATAAGCAAAAGATTTACAGAAATTTCGAATGCAAAATTTGAAGAAAAAACAGTTAATAATAATGTTGAAAATTTAAAAATTTTAGAAATGGAAGAATAG
- a CDS encoding YihY/virulence factor BrkB family protein: protein MKEKKNFQKQKKEVKENGFKRKISEIKRMIYLIYRNYRDGETQILAISLTYYSLLAIFPVVALVLGITKGFGLDKIFIQKFFELWPGNNSFLRVIVDVAQRLLLSTESSILTGVGIVILIYSAVKVLIMLENSFNKIWKINKKRSITRRVIDYIAIIFLGPIFFVLLSALNSVAVEEISKHFSGNAVIMNLFIGLFGPATYIILFSYLFYVIPNTNVKIKPAVYAGIVTTLLTFGWKLLFLLLQSSITRYNIIYGSLALIPIFLIWVQYVWVTILLGAQIAFSIQTSDEFLYSEKIEMPIKVKREAGILILSLIIKNFVEKKESFTYQKLTDRLGMEVFFVKEILSDLEKMGFINEVFYDKNSDSQYQVAYSPESITIREFMKKFDTKNIEHYENIFDNLNEEDKKLLEKIREKLAMKKIENPDPEFENTPEKEETYFSESEQPENFQNPIKPRNPEELTIDFQISKQKNENLQIKDSPKIIRKERINRESEVQTSQSEDNNSQDTQKRVRYEDGTWKFF, encoded by the coding sequence ATGAAAGAAAAGAAAAATTTTCAAAAACAAAAAAAAGAAGTAAAAGAAAACGGATTTAAAAGAAAAATATCTGAAATAAAAAGAATGATTTACTTAATTTACCGAAATTATCGTGATGGTGAAACGCAAATACTTGCGATTTCTTTAACTTACTACTCACTTCTTGCCATTTTTCCAGTAGTTGCTCTTGTATTAGGAATCACAAAGGGATTTGGGCTGGATAAAATATTCATACAGAAGTTTTTTGAATTATGGCCAGGAAATAATAGTTTTTTAAGGGTAATTGTGGATGTTGCTCAAAGGCTTCTTTTATCTACAGAAAGTAGTATATTAACTGGAGTAGGAATTGTTATTTTAATTTATTCAGCAGTAAAAGTTTTAATAATGCTTGAAAATTCCTTTAATAAAATATGGAAAATTAATAAGAAAAGATCAATTACAAGAAGAGTTATTGACTATATTGCAATTATATTTTTAGGACCAATATTTTTTGTTTTGCTATCAGCCTTAAATTCTGTTGCAGTTGAGGAAATATCCAAACATTTTTCAGGGAATGCAGTAATTATGAACTTATTTATTGGATTGTTCGGGCCTGCGACATACATTATTTTGTTCAGTTATCTATTTTATGTGATTCCAAACACAAATGTAAAAATAAAACCAGCAGTTTATGCAGGAATTGTAACGACATTACTTACTTTTGGATGGAAATTGCTGTTCTTATTATTACAGTCGTCAATTACAAGATACAATATAATTTATGGAAGTTTGGCTCTAATTCCTATTTTCCTAATATGGGTACAATATGTTTGGGTAACAATTTTGCTTGGAGCGCAAATAGCTTTTTCAATTCAAACATCGGATGAGTTCTTATACAGCGAAAAAATTGAAATGCCAATCAAAGTAAAAAGGGAAGCTGGAATTTTAATTTTATCCTTAATTATCAAAAATTTTGTTGAAAAAAAAGAGTCATTTACGTATCAAAAATTAACTGATAGGCTAGGTATGGAAGTTTTTTTTGTGAAAGAAATTTTATCTGATTTGGAAAAAATGGGATTTATTAATGAAGTTTTTTATGATAAAAATTCAGACAGTCAATACCAAGTTGCATATAGTCCAGAATCCATAACAATCAGAGAATTTATGAAAAAATTTGATACAAAGAATATTGAACATTATGAAAATATTTTTGATAATTTGAACGAAGAAGACAAAAAACTTCTTGAAAAAATAAGGGAAAAACTGGCAATGAAAAAAATAGAAAATCCTGATCCTGAATTTGAAAATACTCCTGAAAAAGAGGAAACATATTTTTCAGAATCAGAACAGCCAGAAAATTTTCAAAATCCAATAAAACCAAGAAATCCCGAAGAATTAACAATAGATTTTCAAATTTCAAAACAAAAAAATGAAAATTTACAAATAAAAGATTCTCCAAAAATAATAAGAAAAGAAAGAATTAACCGTGAATCAGAAGTTCAAACTTCTCAATCAGAAGATAATAATTCTCAAGATACTCAAAAAAGAGTCAGATACGAAGATGGAACTTGGAAATTCTTTTAA
- the thiI gene encoding tRNA uracil 4-sulfurtransferase ThiI has product MSSYTDKNLLNSIGLSYGELSLKGKNRGQFEKKLKNKINKVLKGFDYQLFDDLSKLYVLINPENLDEVTDKLKKVFGIVGLNQSAKVERNDEFIKEKVLDFAKYAYENGARTFKITVNRSNKGFEKKSMDYARELGGHVLVNSSFEKVKMKDPDVMINVDIRKNAYIYTDRIKTYGGLPLGSTGKGLVLLSGGIDSPVASFMMAKRGMRLNFITFHSFPFTSQQALEKVKELTDILSLYVGKTRLYSLNILKIQEAINTQTKKDLATILTRRAMMRLAERLSNTMQYQALITGESLGQVASQTMGGLTCTNASVEKLPVFRPLIGMDKTEIIEIAKEIETYEKSIEPYEDSCVIFAPKHPVTNPKMEDVLEEEAKIENYDEIMNEIFEEREYFNFG; this is encoded by the coding sequence ATGAGCAGTTATACTGATAAAAATTTATTGAATTCAATAGGGCTTTCTTATGGAGAGTTGTCACTAAAAGGTAAAAACAGGGGTCAATTTGAAAAGAAATTGAAAAATAAGATTAATAAGGTGTTAAAAGGATTTGATTATCAGTTATTTGATGATTTATCAAAATTATATGTCTTAATAAATCCTGAAAATTTGGATGAAGTTACAGACAAGCTAAAAAAAGTTTTTGGAATAGTAGGTCTTAATCAATCGGCAAAAGTTGAAAGAAATGATGAATTTATAAAGGAAAAAGTATTAGACTTTGCAAAGTATGCTTATGAAAATGGAGCTAGAACTTTTAAAATAACAGTTAATCGTAGTAACAAAGGATTTGAGAAGAAATCTATGGACTATGCACGTGAACTCGGAGGACATGTACTGGTAAACAGTTCTTTTGAAAAAGTTAAAATGAAAGATCCTGATGTTATGATAAATGTTGACATTAGAAAAAATGCTTATATTTATACGGATAGAATAAAAACTTATGGCGGACTTCCGCTTGGTTCAACGGGAAAGGGACTTGTACTTTTATCTGGTGGAATAGACAGCCCAGTTGCTTCGTTTATGATGGCAAAAAGAGGAATGCGTCTAAATTTTATAACATTCCACAGTTTCCCATTTACAAGCCAGCAGGCTCTTGAAAAAGTAAAGGAACTGACAGATATTTTATCACTTTATGTTGGAAAAACAAGACTTTATTCGTTAAATATACTAAAAATTCAGGAAGCAATAAATACTCAGACAAAAAAAGATTTAGCAACAATTTTGACAAGACGTGCTATGATGCGTCTAGCTGAAAGATTGTCAAATACAATGCAGTATCAGGCATTAATTACAGGAGAAAGCCTTGGACAAGTGGCGTCTCAAACAATGGGAGGGCTTACATGTACAAATGCTTCTGTAGAAAAATTGCCAGTATTTAGGCCTCTTATCGGAATGGACAAGACAGAAATAATTGAAATTGCAAAGGAAATAGAAACTTATGAAAAATCTATTGAACCGTATGAAGATTCATGTGTAATTTTTGCTCCAAAACATCCAGTTACAAATCCAAAGATGGAAGATGTACTTGAAGAAGAGGCAAAAATTGAAAACTATGATGAAATTATGAATGAAATTTTTGAAGAACGTGAATATTTTAATTTTGGATAA
- a CDS encoding cysteine desulfurase family protein — MIYLDNSASTKPRKEVINVLVETMEENYANPDAIHDFSHKTLLKIKNAKKIVSDYLKVEADRIYFTAGGGDGNNLVLQGIINANSRIKKHLITTKIEHPSVYEVFKHYENLGFKVDYLNVDKDGFIDIEELENMIREDTVIVSVGAVNSETGAIQDLEQISKIIKMKNRDTYFHTDFVQGLGCTNIKFDKIPVDAITISGHKIHAPKGIGAIYINKRVKIANIIYGSNAENGIVKRTMPTELILAFTKAVEILIKEEKNEMEHSQKLKEMLANKISEEITNIKFNSLLSIEKSSPKVLNVSFNGTKGEVLTHFLGMYQIYVSTGSACSSKKGNSRILEVMGLTQSELDGAIRFSFSKDNTEKEIDEVVKRLKESVERIRKMR; from the coding sequence ATGATTTATTTGGATAATTCAGCCAGTACAAAGCCACGTAAAGAAGTTATAAATGTGTTAGTTGAAACAATGGAAGAAAATTATGCAAATCCCGATGCAATTCATGATTTTTCTCATAAAACTTTATTAAAGATAAAAAATGCTAAAAAGATAGTGTCTGATTACTTAAAAGTTGAAGCTGACAGAATTTACTTTACAGCAGGTGGCGGAGATGGAAATAACCTTGTATTACAAGGAATTATCAATGCAAATTCACGAATAAAAAAACATCTGATTACAACAAAGATTGAACATCCGTCAGTCTATGAAGTGTTTAAGCATTATGAAAACTTGGGCTTTAAAGTGGATTATCTAAATGTGGATAAAGATGGTTTTATAGATATTGAAGAACTTGAAAATATGATTAGGGAAGACACTGTAATAGTTTCAGTTGGAGCAGTCAATAGTGAAACTGGGGCGATTCAAGATTTGGAGCAAATTTCAAAAATTATTAAAATGAAAAACAGAGATACATATTTTCATACTGATTTTGTACAAGGACTTGGATGTACGAATATAAAGTTTGATAAAATTCCTGTGGATGCAATAACAATAAGTGGACATAAAATTCATGCACCAAAGGGAATTGGAGCCATCTATATAAATAAACGTGTCAAAATTGCAAATATAATTTATGGTTCAAATGCTGAAAATGGAATTGTAAAAAGAACAATGCCGACAGAATTAATTTTGGCTTTTACAAAAGCTGTAGAGATTTTGATAAAAGAAGAAAAAAACGAAATGGAGCATTCACAAAAGTTAAAAGAAATGCTTGCAAATAAAATCTCTGAGGAAATTACAAATATAAAATTTAATTCCCTGCTTAGCATTGAAAAATCAAGTCCTAAAGTATTGAATGTATCATTTAACGGCACAAAAGGTGAGGTTCTGACACATTTTCTAGGAATGTATCAAATTTATGTTTCTACAGGCTCAGCCTGTTCATCAAAAAAAGGGAATAGCAGAATACTTGAAGTTATGGGACTTACTCAATCAGAACTAGATGGAGCAATAAGGTTCAGTTTTTCAAAGGATAATACAGAAAAGGAAATTGATGAAGTTGTGAAGCGACTGAAGGAAAGTGTGGAAAGAATTAGGAAAATGAGATAA
- the sppA gene encoding signal peptide peptidase SppA, whose amino-acid sequence MKFLNFFKRFLIFTLKEIYSFFLKLSLLIFVIFIIGISTIAIFSSKDKNEKIKKSYEYILFNVSDVTEDKIIGSNFLSDEKLSYMDILNSLDDIKNNNQVKGVIISLDTINLSSAKIEELSKKFEELKANNKKIYAFGAYITNANYKLASIANEVVMVPSTSASLDLTGYHYSDLYYKGLFDKLGVNMEVVRIGNYKSYGENYTGNEMTPELRSELTRILENRYDKFVTEISKNRKIDKNVLNNDIVNGNNINLTPFAARDKNFVDKLEHFSDFTKRLNIREDNVADIYDYYEKRVEDGKIGNPRNGTIAVIYAEGSILYDPTDVTEGVITPDNILQKIEKAMKTKNLKGIVLRVNSGGGSALASEIIYQELTKLNIPIYVSMSDTTASGGYYISMAGNKVFANNATITGSIGVVSMLPKFNNAQNKYGVHSNSVSKGKYSEIYDSFEPLSEESRAKISQSMQETYKEFKSRVSKNRKIDENTLEGYAQGKIWLGDEAKNINLIDGIASLDEVIKIMAKDLNLHNNYAVESIYLEEDFSHKLKSLTRMVTEKFSLTTQLKKNIPEAKKVFNEYDFAVQNQNKPLYYLTYKLNLY is encoded by the coding sequence ATGAAATTTTTGAATTTTTTCAAAAGATTTTTGATATTTACATTAAAAGAAATATATTCGTTTTTTCTAAAACTGTCGTTATTGATATTTGTAATTTTTATTATTGGAATTTCTACAATTGCAATTTTTAGTTCCAAAGATAAGAATGAAAAAATTAAAAAAAGCTATGAATATATACTTTTTAATGTTTCTGACGTTACAGAAGATAAAATTATCGGTTCAAATTTTCTATCAGATGAAAAATTATCGTATATGGATATTTTAAATAGTTTGGATGATATTAAAAATAATAATCAAGTAAAAGGAGTGATTATTTCTTTAGACACTATAAATTTATCATCTGCAAAAATAGAGGAATTGTCTAAAAAATTTGAAGAATTAAAAGCAAATAATAAAAAAATATATGCTTTTGGTGCTTATATTACCAATGCCAATTATAAATTAGCTTCTATTGCCAATGAAGTAGTTATGGTTCCATCAACATCAGCAAGTCTTGATTTGACAGGATATCATTATTCAGATTTATATTATAAAGGGCTTTTTGATAAACTTGGGGTAAATATGGAAGTAGTCCGTATAGGAAATTACAAATCTTATGGAGAAAACTATACTGGAAATGAGATGACTCCCGAATTGCGTTCAGAATTAACTAGAATTTTGGAAAATCGATATGATAAATTTGTGACAGAAATTTCCAAAAATCGTAAAATTGACAAAAATGTTTTAAATAATGATATTGTAAATGGAAATAATATTAATTTGACTCCATTTGCTGCACGTGATAAAAATTTTGTTGATAAACTTGAGCATTTTTCTGATTTTACAAAACGTCTAAACATAAGGGAAGACAATGTTGCCGATATTTATGATTATTATGAAAAAAGAGTAGAAGATGGTAAAATAGGAAATCCAAGAAATGGAACAATAGCTGTAATTTATGCCGAAGGTTCGATTTTATATGATCCAACTGATGTTACTGAAGGTGTAATTACTCCAGATAATATTTTACAAAAAATTGAAAAAGCTATGAAAACTAAAAATTTAAAGGGAATTGTACTTCGGGTAAATTCAGGTGGAGGTTCAGCACTTGCTTCTGAAATAATTTATCAAGAACTTACAAAACTGAATATTCCAATTTATGTTTCAATGTCTGATACAACAGCCTCTGGAGGTTACTATATTTCAATGGCAGGAAATAAAGTATTTGCAAACAATGCCACAATAACAGGGTCAATAGGCGTAGTTTCAATGCTCCCAAAATTTAACAATGCACAAAATAAATATGGAGTTCATTCTAATTCAGTATCAAAAGGTAAATATTCAGAAATTTATGATAGCTTTGAACCATTATCTGAAGAATCTCGTGCGAAAATCAGTCAATCTATGCAGGAAACATACAAGGAGTTCAAATCACGTGTTTCTAAAAATCGTAAAATAGATGAAAATACTCTTGAAGGCTATGCACAAGGTAAAATATGGCTAGGGGATGAAGCAAAAAATATAAACTTAATTGATGGAATTGCGAGTCTTGATGAAGTTATAAAAATAATGGCAAAAGACTTAAATTTACATAACAATTATGCTGTAGAAAGTATTTATCTGGAAGAAGATTTTTCTCACAAGTTAAAATCACTCACAAGAATGGTTACAGAAAAATTTAGTTTAACTACACAATTGAAAAAAAATATCCCAGAAGCTAAAAAAGTGTTTAATGAATATGATTTTGCAGTTCAAAATCAAAATAAACCTCTATATTATTTAACATACAAATTAAATTTATATTAA
- a CDS encoding tetratricopeptide repeat protein, with amino-acid sequence MKKLAILGIIALAHTAQAGYLEDGNSYFKNNNYPKAEQMYLKAIKENDGEIETMYNLGTLYYEQNKFDKAKEMFLKAIQKGHVKAMYNLGILYYNQNDRINAKKYVKQASDLDYEEAQEVYKKMLQAGY; translated from the coding sequence ATGAAAAAACTTGCTATATTAGGAATTATTGCTTTAGCACATACAGCACAAGCTGGATACTTAGAGGATGGGAATTCGTATTTTAAGAATAATAATTATCCAAAAGCTGAACAGATGTACTTGAAAGCCATTAAAGAAAATGATGGTGAAATTGAAACTATGTATAATTTAGGAACTTTATACTATGAACAAAATAAATTTGACAAAGCCAAAGAAATGTTTTTAAAAGCTATACAAAAAGGACATGTTAAAGCTATGTATAATTTAGGAATCTTGTATTACAACCAAAATGACCGTATCAATGCAAAAAAATATGTAAAACAAGCATCTGATTTAGACTATGAAGAAGCTCAGGAAGTTTATAAAAAAATGTTACAAGCTGGATATTAA
- a CDS encoding ACT domain-containing protein, which produces MNDRIVITVIGTDKTGIVANVSTKLSELSLNIIDITQKVFENDIFAMIMLVEAEKNTDIKGLQEKFKDVEEKIGVRIYLQHENIFKAMHRI; this is translated from the coding sequence ATGAACGATAGAATTGTTATTACGGTTATTGGAACGGATAAAACGGGAATTGTTGCGAATGTATCAACAAAATTAAGCGAACTTAGCTTAAATATTATTGACATCACACAAAAGGTGTTTGAAAACGATATTTTTGCCATGATTATGCTTGTAGAAGCAGAAAAAAATACAGATATAAAAGGTTTGCAGGAGAAATTTAAAGATGTTGAGGAAAAAATTGGGGTAAGAATTTACTTGCAGCATGAAAATATTTTTAAGGCAATGCATAGAATATAG